From Streptomyces sp. TLI_053, a single genomic window includes:
- a CDS encoding rodlet layer protein, with translation MIQKSFAAAGLAAAALAAAAAPASAIGDSDGSAGSFQGNGGTNFTGTVGDHSPNFHFLDNANVCLPEIHNIAVGVLGVAVPVEVPIANSGGKQYCTQGQGTQSKGDSGVSHLIG, from the coding sequence ATGATCCAGAAGTCCTTCGCGGCCGCCGGCCTGGCCGCCGCCGCGCTGGCCGCCGCCGCGGCGCCGGCCTCGGCCATCGGCGACTCGGACGGCTCCGCCGGGTCGTTCCAGGGCAACGGCGGCACCAACTTCACCGGCACCGTCGGCGACCACAGCCCGAACTTCCACTTCCTGGACAACGCGAACGTCTGCCTGCCCGAGATCCACAACATCGCGGTCGGCGTGCTCGGCGTGGCCGTCCCGGTCGAGGTCCCGATCGCCAACAGCGGTGGCAAGCAGTACTGCACCCAGGGCCAGGGCACCCAGAGCAAGGGCGACTCCGGCGTCTCCCACCTGATCGGCTGA